One window of the Ictidomys tridecemlineatus isolate mIctTri1 chromosome 11, mIctTri1.hap1, whole genome shotgun sequence genome contains the following:
- the LOC101977972 gene encoding Fc receptor-like protein 6 translates to MTLCLCLPVLLDLQFLPDPVFEGEVLTLKCQGWMHTQLSQVTFYKDGKPLDCSKNHQVCFIETATVKNSGQYSCKGQKTYTTRWLTYTSEAIMVQVQELFLPPVLSAIPSPELGEDSPLTLRCQTKPHPQKSTWQLFFSFHKNGHTLQERSLHQELSIPEVKERDSGLYWCKVALEGHRVQKQSPPLEIKVQAPVSRPLLTLQPRAAGLAVGDVVELLCEAERGSPPILYSFYLNGEILGNYSALHGEAAPLRFLLKSEQDAGNYTCEAENTISRASSGPVKLSVNGSQDMSTFISSNQLVAWLLACVLGLMVIAAGLLAYFRPWRKAGTLPSRNLPSAPGGEQCPLYANGKDVQQDHPQSRKWTRASLPYQKDKGENVTYSLAHTKRKEGQFCLHRDDTLSAQETSCKELNPRSQAHRDLFVDCKDVLYQ, encoded by the exons ATGACCCTGTGCCTGTGTCTCCCAGTCTTGCTGGACCTTCAGTTCCTGCCGGACCCTGTATTTGAAGGAGAGGTCTTGACTCTGAAATGCCAGGGATGGATGCACACACAGCTGTCCCAGGTGACGTTCTACAAAGATGGAAAACCCCTGGATTGCTCTAAGAACCACCAAGTTTGCTTTATAGAGACAGCAACAGTGAAAAACAGCGGTCAGTATAGCTGCAAAGGACAGAAGACGTATACCACACGCTGGCTCACGTACACCTCAGAGGCCATCATGGTTCAAGTCCAAG AGCTCTTCCTGCCTCCTGTGCTGAGTGCCATCCCCTCTCCTGAACTTGGCGAGGACAGCCCATTGACCCTGAGATGTCAGACGAAGCCGCATCCCCAGAAGTCCACCTGGCAgctcttcttctccttccataAGAATGGCCACACCTTGCAGGAAAGGAGTCTCCACCAAGAGCTCTCCATCCCAGAAGTCAAGGAGAGAGACTCTGGGCTTTACTGGTGTAAGGTGGCCCTTGAGGGTCACAGGGTCCAGAAACAGAGTCCTCCGCTGGAGATCAAGGTGCAGG CTCCTGTGTCTCGTCCTCTGCTCACTCTGCAACCCAGGGCTGCTGGCCTTGCTGTGGGGGACGTGGTGGAGCTCCTCTGTGAGGCTGAACGGGGCTCCCCTCCCATCCTGTACTCGTTCTATCTCAACGGGGAGATCCTGGGGAACTACTCCGCTCTCCACGGGGAAGCCGCCCCCCTTCGCTTCCTGCTGAAGTCAGAGCAGGACGCTGGGAACTACACCTGTGAGGCTGAGAACACCATCTCCAGAGCCAGCAGTGGGCCTGTAAAGCTCTCTGTGAATG gttcTCAAGACATGTCCACCTTTATCAGCAGCAACCAGCTGGTTGCCTGGCTCCTTGCATGTGTGCTGGGCCTGATGGTCATTGCTGCTGGACTTCTAGCTTATTTCAGACCTTGGAGGAAAGCTG GGACCCTTCCATCCCGGAATCTACCCTCAGCTCCAGGAGGAGAGCAGTGCCCGCTGTATGCAAATGGTAAGGACGTCCAGCAGGACCACCCCCAGTCCAGGAAGTGGACAAGGGCCTCTT tACCTTACCAGAAAGACAAAGGTGAAAATGTTACCTACTCTCTGGCGCATACCAAGAGGAAAGAAG GACAATTCTGTCTACACAGAGACGACACACTCTCGGCCCAAGAAACGTCCTGCAAAGAATTGAATCCAAGAAGCCAGGCACACCGAGATCTCTTCGTTGACTGCAAGGATGTGCTGTACCAGTGA